The DNA window CTCGCAGCGGAGTAAGCTCGCTGCGAGCTTTTTTATGACAAGATTATCCCATCTGTTGCCGAGATAGTCGATGTACTGCTAGGTTTGACGCTTACCTTTCAGCTTAAAAAAATCAAGATCGAGTTGGATGTTAAGGGTTTCGTCCTAAATAAGAGCCATCGGTCCAGCACGTATAGGACCGATGGCTCTTATTGTCTTTTTTAGGGAGTGGGGATGAAGGCTGGTTCTCCTGTGCTTCCTAGGTATCGGTCTTGCTCTATCTCCAGATAGCGGGAGACCTCGGAGAAACTGCAATCAATGCTACCTTCCTTCCCCAGCTTGGCGGACAGGGCTCCCCACGGATTGGATCCCTGCCGGTACATATTGCCGAGGTGATCGTCCAGCGGCATGAACACCTGAAGCAGCTCCTTTTCGATATCCTCGGCCATGTCGCCCTTCCCTACGAAAACGTTGACCTTTGGGGAGAAATCTATGTCTATGCCCTCGAAATTGGTGAAGTTCCTGAGGCTTAGTGACTTTATCACGGCTGAAATCCCTCCCAAATGTATGACCTGATATGACCTTGATCTGAGTTTGTGGTCGTTGGTTTTTCAGTGAGTGTCATTGTAGACGGCACCGTAGTAGCCGTCCCTCTCGGTCTTGGCATATATCCTTTTGGGTGTCTGATCAGGGCAGTCTTTAGGTAAATTGAAGTCTGATAGTGTGGGAGTTGGAATAGTTAAGCCGTAGGCGACGATCATCCTGTGGAATATATGTGGGTCTCCTGCGAAATTCCGTGGATTAGTCCTAAGCTTTTCCACGGGATAAGGACCCCAAGAAGGTTCGTACCAACACTGTCCGAAAATATCCTCTGTGCCAGGAAGATCGCTGCCTCCTCCACATATAAGCACCTTAACCATATCTTTATCCCAACTACGTGCATCTGTGTTTTTATCGTAGGCGGGTCCCCATACCGAAAAACGACTATCTTCCCATATTTTTTTAAGCTTAGTCTCTACAATTTCTATAGTTTCTTCGCTTTGAGGGTAGGCTTTAAGGCTCAGTTTAGTTAGTTTGAGGCTGATTTGACGGGAGCTTAGGTACTCCCCTTGTTTGGCGAAGAACTTAAACAGGTCTGCCTCGATCTCGTCGACGCCACCGGGGATTGTCACTGCGTTGTACCAGTTGATAGTTTTCTCTCCATCCTCGTTGTTTATGTTGAATATCGAAAAGTCTACCGTCCCTGCCCCGATATCGATAACGCCGTGAATTTTGTATTCTGCACCGAGAGATTCTGTATAGCAGGCTGTCAAAGCAACTGCTTCTGGCACTAAGTTGATATCTGGTTTTCTTTTCTGGGTGTCTTCATAAGACGAAAAATCTTTCTGCCAGAGTAGTGATATATACTCGAGTAAATCAAAGTCAAGAGAATAACCGTCTTGACCCATA is part of the Dethiosulfovibrio salsuginis genome and encodes:
- a CDS encoding acetate and sugar kinases/Hsc70/actin family protein, whose translation is MSSPKVRIKSKKPIHATVGIDFGTSFTKIAYRFEGNQDNKVYPLEINAGAENGYLMPSLMAFDEGRILLGQDAENFLSENKWGKGARYLKMLFLGANKSMGMTDKAEYKDNMHRFNAYCTECNLSEELRNPGYMIAIYLSWIIKTAQKSIREAVSRQKDDREIIFSYNICLPIDSYEQKDVLNNCEKTLDIIRDLMGQDGYSLDFDLLEYISLLWQKDFSSYEDTQKRKPDINLVPEAVALTACYTESLGAEYKIHGVIDIGAGTVDFSIFNINNEDGEKTINWYNAVTIPGGVDEIEADLFKFFAKQGEYLSSRQISLKLTKLSLKAYPQSEETIEIVETKLKKIWEDSRFSVWGPAYDKNTDARSWDKDMVKVLICGGGSDLPGTEDIFGQCWYEPSWGPYPVEKLRTNPRNFAGDPHIFHRMIVAYGLTIPTPTLSDFNLPKDCPDQTPKRIYAKTERDGYYGAVYNDTH